In Scatophagus argus isolate fScaArg1 chromosome 5, fScaArg1.pri, whole genome shotgun sequence, a genomic segment contains:
- the LOC124058729 gene encoding olfactory receptor 11A1-like yields the protein MLYNLQARTKVIINSTQVSYFTLTAYFDMGLFKYLYFMVIMLLYILIVCANLLLITAICMNRSLHEPMYIFLCSLFVNELYGSTGLFPFLLVQILSDVHTVSASLCFLQIFCVYSYVCVEFSNLAVISYDRYLAICYPLQYNTYMTFKKVVMLIAVTWLYSFLTIVILISLIAPLQLCGDTINKVYCLNYSIVKLACSETRANNIYGLFVTFLTVFGPLILILYTYMKILKVCFSGSKQTRQKAVSTCTPHLASLINFSFGVCFEILQSRFDLKGVHSMLHIVLSLYFLTCQPLFNPVMYGLNMTKVRITCKNMLLCSVVKCIRLTERKN from the coding sequence ATGTTATATAATTTACAAGCCAGAACAAAGGTAATTATAAACTCGACACAGGTTTCATATTTCACACTTACTGCCTACTTTGACATGGggctttttaaatatttatattttatggtTATTATGTTGTTATATATACTAATCGTTTGTGCCAATCTTTTGCTTATCACAGCTATCTGCATGAACAGAAGCTTACATGAAcctatgtacattttcctgtgcagcctgtttgtaaatgaactgtatggtagtacagggttgtttccattcctgctggttcagatcctctctgacgttcacactgtttctgcttcactttgcttcctgcagattttctgtgtgtactcTTATGTGTGCGTAGAATTTTCCAATTTAGCCGTCATATCTTATGACAGATATCTTGCTATCTGTTATCCTCTGCAATATAACACATATATGACATTTAAGAAGGTTGTGATGCTAATTGCAGTAACGTGGTTATATTCTTTTCTTACCATTGTCATTTTGATATCACTGATTGCTCCTTTACAGCTGTGTGGCGACACCATCAACAAAGTTTACTGTTTAAACTACTCCATTGTGAAACTGGCCTGCTCTGAAACCAGAGCCAATAACATTTATGGactttttgtcacttttctcaCAGTGTTTGGTCCTTTAATTTTAATCCTTTACACATACATGAAGATtcttaaagtgtgtttttcaggttcTAAACAGACGAGACAAAAAGCTGTGAGTACCTGCACACCTCACCTGGCTTCTCTCATCAACTTCTcctttggtgtttgttttgaaatattacaaagcagatttgatttgaaaggTGTGCACAGTATGTTGCATATTGTTTTATCCTTGTATTTTCTGACGTGTCAGCCGCTCTTTAACCCTGTGATGTACGGACTGAACATGACCAAAGTCCGTATTACGTGCAAAAATATGCTGTTATGTTCTGTTGTAAAGTGCATCAGgttgactgaaagaaaaaattaa
- the LOC124058744 gene encoding olfactory receptor 6N1-like translates to MQNNSEMVLVLQGLNDSLTNRRIYFAFALTSYLFTIFVNLTLIITVCLERSLHEPIYIFLCNLCFNGVCGASSFYPKLLHDLLADAHVITYTGCLTQIFAVYSYVFCEFTSLTVMAYDRYLAICRPLQYQMLMTKKKVAQLLLLTWNFTLLETLVGIILTSRLPLCGRHVPKIFCTNWEVVKLSCSSTTLNNIYGFILTFSHISQTGLILVSYSHLVRASVRLQSDRRKFVQTCLPHLITLLVFTGSLTFDAMYSRYGGGSTLQVLQNALAAEFLVVPPLINPIIYGINLHQIRSKILLNFSLKPRMLNSHS, encoded by the coding sequence ATGCAGAATAACTCTGAGATGGTGCTTGTGCTGCAGGGTCTGAACGACTCTCTGACAAACCGTCGGATCTACTTTGCCTTCGCTCTGACGTCATACCTCTTCACCATCTTCGTCAACCTGACGCTCATCATCACCGTCTGTCTGGAGAGGTCGCTCCATGAGCCCATCTACATCTTCCTGTGTAACCTTTGCTTTAATGGCGTCTGTGGAGCGTCAAGTTTCTACCCAAAGCTGCTTCACGACCTTCTGGCCGACGCTCACGTCATCACATATACCGGGTGTTTGACTCAGATTTTTGCAGTTTACTCTTATGTTTTCTGTGAGTTCACCAGTCTCACCGTTATGGCGTATGACCGCTACTTGGCCATCTGTAGGCCGCTGCAGTACCAGATGCTGATGACGAAGAAGAAGGTGgcgcagctgctgctgctcacctgGAACTTCACACTGCTGGAGACGTTGGTGGGCATCATCCTGACCAGCCGCCTGCCGCTCTGCGGACGTCACGTCCCAAAGATCTTCTGCACCAACTGGGAGGTGGTGAAGCTGTCCTGCTCAAGCACGACACTCAACAACATCTATGGCTTCATCCTTACGTTCTCGCACATCTCACAGACTGGACTTATCCTGGTGTCCTACAGCCACCTGGTCCGAGCCTCGGTCAGGTTGCAGTCAGACCGCAGGAAGTTTGTACAGACGTGTCTGCCGCACCTCATCACCTTGTTAGTGTTCACCGGCTCGCTGACGTTTGACGCCATGTACTCCCGTTATGGTGGCGGCAGCACGCTACAGGTGCTGCAGAACGCACTGGCTGCAGAGTTCCTGGTGGTCCCGCCCCTCATCAACCCAATTATCTACGGCATCAACCTGCATCAGATCAGGTCCAAAATCCTGCTTAACTTCAGCCTCAAACCGAGGATGCTGAACTCacattcatga
- the pgm2l1 gene encoding glucose 1,6-bisphosphate synthase: MEDVNGDLNANSRCQSTGDPQLDKAVYQWLTWDKNRWTRAQVEALVAAGRLDDLRMRLCSRMSFGTAGLRAPMGAGFSRINDLTVIQSTQGLYSHLSRYCADLSSRGVVVGFDTRGQEESGCSSQRLAKLTAAVMLSRDVPVHLFSTFVPTPYVPYAVKKLGAAAGVMITASHNPKEDNGYKVYWCNGAQISSPHDKEILRSIEEQLEPWSSSCWEEDLVDNCSLRTDPLTQINSCYMDELTSLCFHRDLNRSSSLKFVHSSFHGVGHVFVQQAFRTFGFTPPIPVPEQKDPDPNFSTVRCPNPEEGESVLELSLRLAEKEDAHIVLATDPDADRLAVAEKSEGCGWKVFTGNELAALLGWWMFFNWKEGHPDPADSQKVYMLATTVSSKILQAFARIEGFHFEETLPGFKWIGNRIHELSKTGNSVIFSFEESIGFLCGGLVPEKDGVSSAAVVAEMAAYLHNKNLSLNQQLHNIYQTYGYHVSRTSYVICNDPPTIQKIFSRIRNFDSEGSYPKTCGGVQIAHVRDVTMGYDSSQPDFRSVLPVTRSSHMITFTLQNGVVATLRTSGTEPKIKYYTEFCAAPGNSEVSRLEEELRKITAALLDEFLEPEKNNLIRRCI, translated from the exons ATGGAAGACGTTAACGGGGACTTGAACGCCAACTCGAGGTGCCAGAGCACCGGCGACCCGCAGCTGGACAAAGCGGTTTACCAGTGGTTGACTTGGGACAAG AACCGCTGGACTCGGGCTCAGGTGGAGGCTCTGGTGGCGGCGGGGCGTCTTGATGATTTGAGGATGAGACTCTGCAGCAGGATGAGCTTCGGCACGGCAGGACTCAGAGCCCCGATGGGAGCCGGATTCAGTCGGATTAACGACCTCACCGTCATCCAGTCCACACAG ggTTTATATTCGCACCTGTCCAGGTACTGTGCAGACttgagcagcagaggagtggTTGTTGGTTTCGACAccagaggacaggaggagagcgGCTGCAGCAGTCAGCG tttggcAAAGTTGACGGCTGCTGTGATGCTCAGCAGAGACGTTCCCGTTCATCTTTTCTCCACGTTCGTTCCGACGCCATACGTG CCGTACGCCGTGAAGAAGCTCGGCGCCGCAGCTGGAGTGATGATCACCGCTTCACACAACCCGAAAGAAGACAACGGATACAAG GTGTACTGGTGTAACGGCGCTCAGATCTCCTCACCTCATGACAAGGAGATCCTGCGAAGTATCGAGGAACAGCTGGAGCCCTGGAGCTCCTCCTGCTGGGAGGAGGATCTGGTGGACAACTGTTCCCTGAGGACTGACCCCCTTACCCAGATCAACAGCTGCTACATGGACGAGCTcacctccctctgcttccaCAG GGACCTGAACAGAAGTTCTTCACTGAAGTTTGTCCACTCGTCGTTCCACGGTGTTGGACATGTCTTTGTCCAGCAGGCCTTCCGCACCTTCGGCTTCACTCCACCGATCCCCGTCCCAGAGCAGAAAGACCCCGACCCCAACTTTTCCACCGTCCGCTGCCCCAACCCTGAGGAGGGAGAGTCGGTCCTG GAGCTTTCTCTTCGTCTGGCAGAGAAGGAAGACGCTCACATTGTTCTAGCGACGGACCCCGATGCTGACCGTTTGGCTGTAGCGGAGAAGTCTGAAGG GTGTGGTTGGAAGGTGTTTACAGGTAACGAGCTGGCAGCTCTGTTGGGTTGGTGGATGTTCTTTAATTGGAAGGAGGGTCACCCAGATCCTGCAGACTCTCAGAAGGTTTACATGTTGGCCACCACAGTCTCCTCGAAGATCCTGCAGGCCTTCGCTCGCATCGAGGGATTCCACTTCGAG GAAACTCTTCCTGGGTTTAAATGGATCGGGAACAGGATTCATGAACTCTCCAAGACAGGAAACTCAGTCATATTTTCCTTCGAGGAGTCGATCG GTTTCCTCTGTGGCGGTTTGGTCCCTGAGAAAGACGGTGTGAGCTCAGCGGCAGTCGTGGCTGAAATGGCTGCTTACCTCCACAACAAGAACTTGAGTCTGAACCAGCAGTTGCACAACATCTACCAGAC GTATGGTTATCACGTGTCTAGAACCTCCTACGTCATCTGTAATGACCCTCCCACCATCCAGAAGATCTTCAGCCGGATCAGAAACTTTGACAGTGAAGGTTCGTACCCAAAGACATGCGGCGGCGTCCAGATCGCCCACGTCAGAGACGTTACCATGGGATACGACAGCAGCCAGCCCGACTTCAGATCT GTACTTCCTGTGACGAGGAGCAGTCACATGATCACCTTTACTCTACAGAACGGCGTCGTGGCCACACTGAGGACCAGCGGCACCGAACCCAAAATCAAATACTACACCGAGTTCTGCGCTGCACCAGGGAACAG tgaggtgtccaggctggaggaggagctcagGAAGatcacagctgctctgctggacGAGTTCCTAGAGCCTGAGAAGAACAACCTGATTCGCCGCTGCATCTAG